The proteins below come from a single Miscanthus floridulus cultivar M001 chromosome 1, ASM1932011v1, whole genome shotgun sequence genomic window:
- the LOC136461451 gene encoding uncharacterized protein has product MGTTRLTKVLMDRGSGLNILYASTLNKMGIPWSSLCSSKALFYGFVLGKEAMPLERIRLNITFGQLDNYCKKLFTFEVVDFLGIYHALLNRPCFSMFMVVPNYTYLKINIPVLKGVITIEGSIEQAYYCD; this is encoded by the coding sequence ATGGGCACcacgcgcctcaccaaggtgctgatggacaggggcagcggcctcaacatactctatgccAGCACCCTCAACAAGATGGGCATCCCATGGAGCAGCCTGTGCTCTAGCAAGGCACTATTTTATGGGTTTGTCCTGGGGAAGGAGGCTATGCCCCTCGAGCGCATCCGACTCAACATCACCTTTGGCCAGCTAGACAACTACTGCAAGAAGCTgttcaccttcgaggtggtcgactTCCTTGGCATATACCATGCCCTCCTCAATCGACCATGCTTCTCCatgttcatggtcgtccccaactacacctacttgAAGATCAACATACCCGTCCTgaagggggtcatcaccatcgagggCAGCATTGAGCAAGCCTACTACTGTGATTAG